In Fibrobacter sp. UWB13, the genomic window TACTTTTATGTTGAGCCCAATGTAACAGATGTTTCATACAGCAGTGGCGTATATTATGTGGGCAACCAATTATTCAAAACTGTATATGGGTATAATGAATTTCAACATGGAACCGGTTATGATAAAAAGCTTTCACCATATTGCCGGCACAACACCGATGAAAATCGCCCAGAATGTCACGTATCACCGTGGTTCCAATCCAAAGGAACAGTTACAAGAGATTTACCCGCAACTAGACCTGTAGCCTGTGCCGACTCCGTCAAGCAAGTCTGTTACGACATTTGGGAAGAAAAGCCGGGGTGCGACGGAGCTAGCTTCAAGGTGGATGACCTATTAACGACGGCATACAATCAATTCGTAAAATACGCCGATAGTGGTTGTGCAGCAGCAATCACAACCTTAAACGACGGTTTCGCAGAAGCAGCCAACACATGCTACGACGATAACACAAAAGATGATTACAAGAAAAAGAACCACATGTATAACGGCTATCTCGTTGTAAAAATTGAGGCAACGCAGTTAAGTAAAAATTACGGAGACGGTCTCAAAGGAAAATTCATCATCATCGTGACAAACAAACCGGGACAAGTCGCATTCCCACAGACCTATGGTGAAAATGACTACGTATTTCTCTACCTAACACAAGGTGCCGGTGAACTGATGGGGCTTGGTACGAGCAATTATAATTACTTCATCTACACCAAAGAAGACATCGGATCATCAACGTATAGTGAAACAACACATCAAATCACTCCTAGTGGCGGAATTCTTTTCAACCACGCATCCCTCAGCGGATCCGTGTATGCCGAAGTTGGAACAGGAACCAATTGCGCCAAAGTGGCCGCACTGACGTCCTCCAAGCCATTGCTATTCAATCAAGACTTGATGAACAGCCTGACCATTAACCGCATCATTTGCGATGCCTCCGTTACAAACTGCGGTGGCGCGGCATTCTCATCATCTTCCTCGGCGGCTCCCATGAGTTCATCCGCATCCGAAGAAAGCATCAACGGCAAGGACCCCTACTATATCTCCATTGCGCCTCAGCTAAACGTTACGCTAGAATCACAATACAAAGCTACAGAAGCAGCACCCGAAGACGCAAGCAACATCGACCCCTCCATTCTTGTGATTCCGCGAATCATTTACCTTTCCAGGAACGCAGCTGGAAAGCTTGCTGATTATTATTCCGTCTTGAGTCTGAACGGCGCAAACGAAAACAAGAGCCCATCCAAAGTCAGTTGCAATGGCACATTTTCGACAACAGAAAAGCTTTACACAGGAACAGAGCTGACTCCCGGAACATACACCTGTAACTACGCTTCAACAAATTACGGAACCATTCCGTTCTATGTTGTTGTAAGCAACACCAGCGGAGAGCTCCCGATCGTTTCGTTCCCGGAAGCACCGCATAACGTTCAGGCCCTCAGCTTGGGTTCCAGTGTCGATGTCTCGGTACATATCGGCAAATCCACCAACACCAGCGGGAAAATCAAATTCGACGTGGCCATAAACCAGCCAATATCCGACTGGACTATAACCACCAAGCCAGGCGTTACAGCTCGCAGCGGAAGCGGAAGCGCCCTTTACTATACAGTCGAAGTCACGCCGAATGCGACCGAGGAACAAGACATTGAAATCTTTACGATAAGCGCAGGTAGCAACGCTGATGACGGCGACATGTATCTCACACTTAGTGCGCCGACAGAGCTCTGCCGCCTCGTATCGGGGGCTGGCCTCACCCACCACGTGTATCTCAGGGCCCACACGACCATCAATAGGGCGGAACTTTCCGATTACTGCCACGTCAACGATTGCGACGACGACATGAGCGAAAAAAGCGAACGCCCAGACTGCGAAATCAGCGACGAATGGATTATCGCTCATGGTACAGCCTGTGGTATCGTCGAAAAGAACTATAGTTGGAAATGCTTGACCAACACAGCCATTTCACTTGCCTCCGTAAGTTCTGCCGACATTCCACAAGCATGCGAAATTATCATTCCGTCTACAAACAACTCCATCACATCACCTGTTGGCGGAGAAACAAAGAACCTTTACGCCTCCCTCAAGCGCAAAAAAGTCGAAGTGACGGTCAACCTTAAAAACGCATTCGACAAAAATACATCCGTCACACTACAAGGGCAACAATACACGTCTAGTCAAACTTGTACAAAAGAAAATAGCCCCTGCACATTCAACGTATTGGCGGGTGAACCCATTGTATTTACACACGAGGAATCCGGCGAAGACAAAGGAAACTTTAACTTCTGGGCCTGCGATGGCGACAATTGCGCAAGTCCAACTACGCACGAAGACGAACCCGTATTTACATTCTACGGGCCTCATACCATTACAGCCGAATTCAACAAGGAATCGCACTGCTATTACGATGACTTCACAAATATCGGTGCATTCTGTTCGAACGGTGAAAAAAACTGCATCGACACATGCGCCACGATGCTCTCTAAAGGAACACATTGCGCACCGAAAAACAGCAAGCAGCCCAAGTCCCATTGGCTCATGACCTACCACAACAGCGGGAACGGCAACAACGCAGAATATACCCGTCCAAACTTCGGCAACGGCTCCATTTACGCTCCGAATACCAAGAATGCAAACAACCAAAGCGGGAAAGTTTCCATTATTTTGAGAAACATGACCACAGGTCTATACGGAACAATGTTTGCCCTTGTCAAAACCTCCATACTGGAGAAATCGACAGCAAACGACTTCCTGAATTCGGGACTCATTTTCAGAAGCAACGGGAACGAACACCTGATTCTAAACATCTTCGGAGTCAGCAAGCCCAACAGCACAGGAGAATTGACATTCCGCGTCTGCAAGGTCAGCGGACAGGCAATAAACAACACATCACAGGGTTCCTGCAAAGAAGTTCCCAAGAAAGAAGGTTCGACCCCAATTTATATAACCAGCAATTCCTTTATCAAAGTCAGGTTTACCATCGATGAAAAAGACCTGTTAAAAGTCACAGCAAAAGTCGATGACGATACTTGGGAAGGAGAGCTCAACGTCAAGGATTACCAATGCAACGACGCCGCGTATTCACACGTAGGCATTAGCTTGGCAGATCAGGACTTCAAGATTTTCGACAACGGCTGGGTTCCATCCGCATTTGAAGAAACATGCTGGGACGTTCCGACCGTATCGTGCAACTTTGTCGACAAGTACGAAATCGTTCCCTTAAACGACTACGTATCGCCCAAAGTCCTTGTATCCAGCTGGTTCTCCGAAAAGAACTGCTCCACGGAGTACTATTATAACGGTTGTGACAACTCGACATCTGAATGCATCAACGGTACAGGGACACCAGGCGAAATCGGCTCGAAACTCGACGGTGAAACATACCAGTTTACCCAGGAAGGTCAGCACGGCTACCTCATCGACGAGAACAAGAAAGCTCAGGACGCCTCCATCAAGGTGGTATGCCCCGGTGACGCCGGCAGTCTGGACCTCGCCCAGGACTTCTACAGCTGCGGAACCTTCCAAGTCGGGACAACCCAAAACTGCATCAACGATTTCGAAATCGTAAACGAAGCCCAGTACATGGGTGAAAACGTCCCCTATGAATTTTTAACACCCAAAACAAACGGCATCAACTTACGCGATGCCCAATTGCACATTAACATCAAGAAGGGCAGCGAAATTGCAGACGGCAACAACCTTGGCGCAAACTTAAAAGTCCACCTGCTCTCCGCAAACAAAATGCAGAGTTTGACAAGAACCATAAGCACCGCCGGGGCGCATGACATAAATGTTGATGACCTTATTGGAACCACGGGCTTCAATCCCGAACAAGTCACAAAAGTCATCATTACAAGCGATAATAGCATCAACATCGAAAAGCTGCACATCCACAGCAAATGTCCGAACAAACTCGACCTCAAGTGCGAACAGGCAGTCTACGACTATACGAACAAAGGCTGGAAAATCAAGATAAACCACCAGAAAGATGGAGTCAAATGCTCGTACACTTCAACAGATCCGAACATCAACTCCGAAACCGATGTCAATTGCAGTGACGTCATTTACCTGCAATACGGAAACGGTTTTGTCAATAACTGGATTATCTACAATGAACCGCCGACATTCACGGTCACAGCGACAAACAGCTTCGGTTCTGAATCCTGCACCATCAAGGGTGAAAAAATTGGGAACAACAACGTTACCTGCAGCGTTCCAACTGACCAGCAGACCATCGAATTCGATTCAAAGGCACCTGTATTCAATTTCAAGTTTGGCGAAAGCATCAACGGCTGGGACTTCAATGTCAATTACAACGTGTATCTGGACAATACCATCGTGAAAAGCAACGGCACCGCCAAAATGGGAGCCACGCAATCGTACTCGCCTTCGGACTCCGATACAAAGCCTGCCAGTGGTGGTCACACATACAAAGTCTCTTTCATTATCGGCAACTGGACGCAGTCCTGTACAGCCTCGTTTACCGTAGAAGACAAGACAAAGCAAGCGCCCACCATTTCGTCTTGCAGTGTCGAGGACAACGGCAAATTTACGGCTATCGTAAGCAATCCTGACGACGTCAACTATACATACACATTTACCATCCTAGACAATATCGGAAACAAGCTTCTCGATGGAACAACAGGCTCAGGAAATGAATCGACCATCGACTATACATACGCGCCAGGAAAGGCGGGCACATACAACTATACCGTAAAAATCGGGGAAAGCTCTTGTTCCAAGCTAAAGACAGTGACATCCCCCATTGAACTCTCATGCCCGACAACAATCACTGGACAGAATGCAAGTGAAGCTATCGTCGTAAGCCCGACAGTCAAGAACTGCTCCAGCTGCTCTTACAAGATCTTCTACGAAGACCTCGAAAAGAGTTCTGACCTCATATTCTATGACCGCGAAGCAACAGGAACAAAGCAATACCGTCTACAAGCAACCGACATCAACGACAACGTCGCGAATTGCAACTTCAACGTGTCCTTCAACAGTCAAAGCAGCAGCACCGTCGTTCTCAATTACAATTACAGTAATGACTGGCACTACTTCAGCGAAGGGACCTACGACATCAAGTGCGAAGGCAATGGCGGAAGACTCGTCTGCAAATGCCCAAATGCCGAATGGGGCTATTCGAACTGCAAGATTCAATATCACGGAACCGTCGTCGAAGTAAAGCCTTCACAGTCAGGCGGACAAACCGTTGACGGCTCCAAGGACGATATTTGCCACAGCGGTTACGAGACAACCATAACCATCCTCCCGCCGAACAGTGCAAACCCAAGCGTCCAAGAAAACGCTAAACAACAGGGCAAGGGAATGTACTGCCAGCACTCCTGGTAACCATTATTCCAGATTTTCATCAAGGCTCCCCCGCTGGGGAGTCTTTTTTGTTGATTTTCATCATTTTTCAGGTGAAATCAGACAATAAAAAAGATTTTTTTTATCACTTTTTCATACATAAAACTTATTTTTAAATTAACAGGAATCATGCATAAAAGCATGGTTTTACGGCAATTACAAAAAAAGGGTAACGAGGGCAGAATATGGAGTTTTTAAGTCAAGTATTGGACAAGGGTACAAGAATGCCCAGGTCTACCAAAGCAGGCTTTACCCTCATCGAGTTGATGGTCTACATCGCCCTTCTTGGAGGTATTGTTCTCATCGCGGGTCAGGCGTTCAGCGACAGCACCAAGATGCGAATGCGCACACAGAGCATGTTGCAGGCTTCGGAAACCGCAGAAAAGGTGGCATCCATATTCAAGGCTGATATCGCACAAACAGGGGCAAAGACTTCCATGGAAGATGGAGCCTCGGAATCTGGAGCAGAATACGGCAACAAGTTCAGCAATATCTACTCGAACGTTTACATGGATCCCAACAGCGACAATAAAGATTCGTCCTCTTTTTCTGTCGTGACCAAAGACGGTTTCGATAGCCTTACTATTCGACGTTTACGTTACGATGAATCCGGACATTACGTCGCCGTCGAGCAAATTGCCTGGTTCGTCCAAGACGGATCGCTTTGGCGCAATTGCAAAGTCATCGAAAAGAAAACGACACTCCCTGACGACGACCCCTGTACCGACGGTGCGACATCGGAGCCCAACAACATCGAAATGGCATCAGGCGTGAGCAAGTTCAAAATCACTCCAGGAAAACCCGGCGTTGTAGGGAACAACATCCAGCTATTCCCAGCCGTAGGCGAATCCGAATTCAAATTCGTCGGTAGAAATGACGGAGACCGTGAGATGCCTATCGTGAGCAATGAAGCAGGAGAAATGCACAAAGGCGGAAACACACAGACCATATCCGGATTTTACCAGAACTACGACCAAAACATGCAAACCATAAAAAGCGAAGCCGCCCGAAAGATCAACGAAGTTATCGCAGTCCGTAACGAAACATTCTCGGATTTTTCGTGGCAGACTCTTTGCGCCCAAGAAGGCAACAACTTTACTTTTGAACCGAACAACGAATATGAAATTTCATTCGAAATCCTACCCACAGACGAAAATGCGGATAAAAGCAAGCTGTTCGTTCCAGGCGAAGACCATATGGCAGTCGGTTTGAGAAGTCTCGAAACAGGGACATCCTTTACATATGGCGAGCCAGCCACCAAATTTAGTGATTTTGCATTTTTCCCACCTTTGGGCGTCAAGAACGAAGGGAGCGGAGAGCGCTCCATGCGTTTTTCTGTCCCAGATAAGTTTACAAAAGCGTGTATCGCATTCACGTTCGCCTGCTATTCCCCTCTCGTATCGCAAGGGAAAATATCCATCACAAAATTGAAAGTCCTAAAGATACCCAGTGCAAACTATAAATTCGAAAATTACGATTTCGAAGCTAACAAAAGCGACAAGCAGAACGTCAAGGCGTTTCTGCTGGATCTGGATATTACAAACAGAGGTGAGGCCGGACATGTTGAACTGGTTGTTCCTGCACCAAGCAACGGTCCACGCGATTAGGAGGATTTATGTTTAAGCAAAGAAATATGAAATCCGGTGTATCTCTTATCACCGTACTGATGCTAATGCTTATTGCAACTATTGCGGCAACAGCCACCTATAAGTTGCTCACAAGTCAAGGACGCTCTAGCGAAAGCAGAATGCGCCAGCAAGAAGCTTATCAAAGTTCACAGGCTGGTATCGAAAGCGCCCGAATGTGGATGACATTCCACGCGAATGATGTCGGTGCATTGATAAAATCATTCATTGACGGAGGCAACAAGCCCATAAACCTTGACGCAAGGTTACGCCCGTTGCAACGCGCTGGGCAAAACTACCACGTATGGCTTACAGGTGTGAACACCGAAAAGACCACGTTCAAATTAAAAATTCTTTCCTCCGGCGAATCTAGGAACAACACCCAATGGAACGAAACCGCCATCTTTAACATAGACGGTTTGTATCGAGTCAGGCTTTTTGAAGAAAACGATTATAGCGCCATTCCGTTCAGGTACAATTACTTTGGTGGTTCTACGCACACAGAAGGTCATTCAAAAGCATACTCGTTGCTAGTCAATGGCAATCTAAACGGATCTAACCCCGTATACACCGATGACGATCTTATCGTTACAGGAGATGTCAATATAACCGGTAGTTCAGTCGGTGCAGGAACAACGGCATGCATCGGAGGAAACCTCAATGCCAACAACGGTGTACTCGGCAATGACTTCTACGTCGGAGGCAACGCGACCAGTTTCACGTTCCCGACAAACTCTGAAGCAGCAGGCCTCTATAACGCGAACGTCACAGGCAACGTTTATATAGAAGGAAATCTTGACGCACCAAGTACAGGCGATCAAAAATTCCAGAAAAATCTGACACTCAACGGCACATGGTATACAAACTTTTCAGCGCACGATTCCCGTGTCGCAGGGAACATGTGCTTAGGGGAAAACGGCCAAGTTCTCATTAGCGAAAAAAATCCCGCACGTGATTTTCTCGTCGGCGGAAACGTTTGGGCCGAATCGACATACCCCATATGGATTACAAACGGAGAAGACAACGAAGGCGAATACAACAAGATTATTCTAGGTAACAAAAAGGATTCCAAAGTTTACATCAAGAGCGCCCACCCCATCGCTGATTACGTAACGCTCAGAAACAACAGAACGTTTATCGAAAAGAATACCTATTACAAAGGGTCCTACTATTACGGCGCCCAAGCAAAATGGGATAACAAGACAACCCGCCCATACCCTGATTTAAAACCCCACATGAAGAATAAACAGGACGCTTATTACCTCTACTACTACAACGGTCAAGGCCAAGATGTTGACTACATCGTTTCAAATGCAGGAGGATGGGGCTGGGGCGCACAAGCGTATTACGCCAACTATTATGTCGGAAACAAAGTTTTTTACACCCCCCAAAGAGGCTATTGGGGATCGTATGGCTACACCCCAGAAAAAAACAACTTCTTGAATTACGAAAACGGTACGCCAACAGGCTCGCCATACTGCAAGGCGACTCCAGATAAGTGGCGCCCCGAATGCCGAGTTACCCCGTGGTTTAAATCCCAGGGAACCGTATCAAGCGAATTACCGGCAAGCCAACCTTTTGAATGCGCCGAATCCGTCAAAACCTATTGCAACAAGCTCTGGAAAAAGAAAGAAGGCTGCGACGGGGCTAGCTACAAAGTCGATGACATTCTCGTCACAGCCTACAACAAGTTCATACCGTACGCAAACAAAAACTGTCCCGAAGTATACACATGGGGCAACACAATGAGCGACAAGCTCAACTCGTGTTATAAAAAAAACAGCGAGGATCCAAACAATTACAAGAACAACCTTTACAACGGTTATCAAGTCGTCAAAGTTTATAATCGTGGCGAAATTAAAGATCCTAAAACTCCCTTAAAGGGCAAGTTTATCATTGTCGTGACAGACGCTTTAGGAATGCAAAAATTGCCCCCGACTACGGCAGATTCATACGTACTCCTCTATCTGACAGAAGGCGCAAGTTCCACGCTTCAACCTGCAGATGACAACGGCATATACAATTACTTCATCTACACCAAAAAAGATATTGGCGGGTTATTGTTTAACAATTCTACTTTCAGCGGCTCGGTTTATGCAACCGCAGACAACTGCGCAAAAGTAGGCGATTTCAAGACCCGATCCTTGGTTTTCAACGACGACATGATGAACGATTTGTCGGCAAACGCCGTCATCTGTAACGCTTCTGTAGGCGAAAGTTCTTGCGGGGGTTCTACAACAGGAACTCCAGAGTCGGCCTCGTCTTCGTCTGAAACGACCGTAAATCAATTTGATACTTATTACATTTCAATGGCTCCGCAATTGGGCGTAAGACTGGAATCCCAGAACAAGAGTTCAGAAGCCACCCCACAAGCAAACAGCAACAACATTACAGAACTTTCGCCATCTTTCATCGTGCTTCCGCGAATCATTTACCTGCCTAGCGACCCCTACGGACAGCTGACCGACTACTACAACGTACAAACGCTCAACAGCAATGGCGCGGCCTTGAGAAAATCAGATGTAAACGTATCTTGCTCTGGGCCGGGAACACTGTCTACAACAGGGAGCCTCTATATGGGAACAGCACTCAGCAGAGGCCTCTATACTTGCACTGCGGCTGCAAGCGGTTACCCAAGCATCCCCTTCTGGGTCCACATCGGCAAAGACACCCGTGGAACCACAACTATCGTATTCGAAAAAGAATCCGAAGAAATGGATTCCGACGACCAAGAAGAAGTCAAGCTTGTCGTCCCTGCACATGCGGCAGAACTTACCGTAAACTTCTATTGCCCCGACGTCGAAAATGAAGCATGGTCCTATGTTTCTTTGGGCGACAACGTCACGCGCAATGGGACGTCTTGCACACTTAAACTAGTGGCCAATTCTTCGCAAACCACACCGACTATAGCCACCATAAAGACTTCAAATGCCGTAAAAGGAACATTACTGTTCCAGTTGCTCCCAGGAGAAGGCTACATTCCTGGCTCGCCCTCCTCAACAGAACTCTACATTGCATCAAGCGCGCAGTTGAACCGTGAAGAAGTTTCTTCAACAGATATCAAGGAATACTGCGACAACCATTCGGGAAGCTGCCCCTCAAATTACGAATCATACTGGCCCGACTGCGACGTTTCTGGAGTGTGGGTAGAACCCTCCGGAACATCATTCATCAACTTGATAGACAACAGCTCCTGGGTGATTACCGTCGGCAACACACAAAGCGTCACCCTCACGGGCACAAGCAACAGCAGCGACTGCGTAACGATTATCCCAGAAACAGATAACTCAATTGCCGCAAACGCAGTGCAAGCAAACAGGAACTACACCTTGCGAGCAAGCGCCAAGGCGAAAAAAAGAACATTCACCGTGGGCTTTAAAGGCAACGTAGGATCTGGCAATAATCCGACAATAACCCTGTATATCGATAGTAATTACGGTAGTCGAAACGAACAATGCCGCTACGACGATGCAAGAAACAATGAAGAAACATCCACAAAGACGTGTACATTCTCGATTTTCAAAGGCGAGAGTGTGAAAGCCGCCCTTGAAGACAACGATGACTCCAACGAGTTCAGTTATTGGAAATGTACCGGCGGAAGTTGCCCAACTACCGACGATGCCAACACGAGTAAGGAATTCGACGCATTCACAATTTCTGACGACAATACCGAATTAATAGCATACTTTGGCGAAAACGACAAGCACTGTTTCTTTGACGAGTTCAAGCGAAACAGCGTAGAATGCGGAGACGATGTGCAATACTGCATTGACAAATGCAGCAACAACGACATCTATTCTACATGTACAGGCGCCATAGACGGAAACAGCTTGTACCCGAATGCGAAATGGCACTTGATTTCGGGTTATTTATCACAAATTGTCGTCGGCTCTAGTGGCGAAATCCACATCGACAAATCTGCAGTCAAGAAGCAGAAACAGTCCACCAGAAATCCGGTTATGGTCCTTAGCACGGTGAACGCAGGTATCTTAGGCACGCTCAAAGCCTTGATCAACGTACCACGCGTAACGACCAGCTATGACAATTCTTCTTCCAACATCAAGAACTCCGGGTTCATGCTCCGTGCCAACACGTACGGAAACGACTACTTCATGTTGAACCTGTACGAAAACAGCAGCGGAAATCTTGAAGCGCAGCTCTGGAAAGGCACGACAAGTTTGACTTCCACATTGACCAACAGCAATGGTTACAAAGCTAATGTGTCCACATCAAAGATGGTCATGGCGACCATCAGCATCACGGCATCGGGAAAAATCGAAGTACGCGCAAACATCGGGGACTTCTATAACGACTCTCCGTCGGAATATGAATGTTCGTTCGACCTTTCGGAATTCAACAACCCGCTGGCCGATGCGGCCCATGAATACGTCGGATTTAGCCTCGGTGACCCAAACTTCAAAATCTACGGCATAGGTTGGAAGAGCGCCACTTACAATTCTGAATGCTATGATACCTACCCCACCGTCAAATGCTCGTTTGCAGCAGTGGCAACAGATGGAGTCATCAAAATAGATACGCTTGTTAAACCTTGGGTTGGCCATTCTGGATGGTTCGATTCCAAGGGCTGTACACCGCTCTATTACTACTACAACGGCAATGACGCCAGAACAACTTGCGATGGCGAATCCTGCAATGACGGTTACAAGTTCGACAAGAGTGGAATTGGCGCTCACGGCTACACCGAAGCAGGAACTGAATACAAAACAGCAAAAGCATGGCTCGGGAACTGCACGAACATCGACGAAACCGCCATGGCCTGGGGGGTCACATCCGACAAGGAACGCGCTCATTGCGGTGCTTTCTGGACTGGTGAATTTACGGACTGCTTAGCGCATCAAGACCTCTTTAGCGGTTCAAAAAGCATCGGAAGCCTTGAAGAAACCATCGTTTTCGAGAACAAGCAAAACCTCAGAGCTGCAACACTCCACGTAACGCTCGAGAACACCGACAACAACGAAGTAGAAATCTGGTTGGTCAGCGAAAGCGATAACTGGGGCGAATACGATCACGAAAGCCATTCTGTCAGCATGAGCGGAACAACAGGATCGTTCAACATCATGCAAGAATTTGCTACAGGTTCAAACGGTTTCGACCCTGAAAACGTAAAACAGATTGTCTTGAAAAATCACGGTTCTACAAGTGTTACGGTAACATTGATTACAAGCACTTGCGCCAAAGCCATCGGCATAACCTACTGTAAAGCGGAATACGATGGTGACAATTGGAACGTGACAACACAGGTGACAAACAAGAACAAGAGACTAATTTCAAAACAACAGATTACGGCAACTGTCGACGGCTCTACCCTCATTAATCAAACTAAAGATGCCACAGGTAACGATGCTATTGTATGGAATGGCGACATGGCAACACTCAGCATTCCTGATCCAACCGTTTACAGTCATCAGGGGAAATCGTACGTCTTTAACGCAACAATTACAGGCACATCCGGCCAAACATTCTCAAAGCAATGCTCGGTCTCTCCGGACCCGATTGGACTCATCGGCGTTGATTGCTCGGTCATTAGCGCTGTAGCAAGCGGAGCAAGATTCCCGACATTTAACGTCAACTTCAGCGGATGCCCTGGCGCAGGCTGTGGCTATGAAATCTATTTGGACAACGGATACACTCCGTTTGCAACAGGAACGGAAAAGACAGCCGCTCGCCATTCCGCAAACCAAAGCGAATCTTGCGACAGGACCGAAGGTTGCGAACACACTTACACCGTGAAGAGCACCGCAAGCCGTGCACCTTTTAAAGACTGTAGCGCAAGCTTCAAAGTTCAAAGAAACGCAGACGACATTCCCCCATCAGTAACATGCGGTATTTCGACAAACCCGAATGGATTTACCTCTGATCCGGTATCCATTTCGGACAATCTGTATTTCCTTGCTCGAAACAACGAAAGTGTCGAAAAGCAATATCCAGTTACACTGAAACAAGGTGAAACACAATTGGGCTCAG contains:
- a CDS encoding pilus assembly PilX N-terminal domain-containing protein; translation: MFKQRNMKSGVSLITVLMLMLIATIAATATYKLLTSQGRSSESRMRQQEAYQSSQAGIESARMWMTFHANDVGALIKSFIDGGNKPINLDARLRPLQRAGQNYHVWLTGVNTEKTTFKLKILSSGESRNNTQWNETAIFNIDGLYRVRLFEENDYSAIPFRYNYFGGSTHTEGHSKAYSLLVNGNLNGSNPVYTDDDLIVTGDVNITGSSVGAGTTACIGGNLNANNGVLGNDFYVGGNATSFTFPTNSEAAGLYNANVTGNVYIEGNLDAPSTGDQKFQKNLTLNGTWYTNFSAHDSRVAGNMCLGENGQVLISEKNPARDFLVGGNVWAESTYPIWITNGEDNEGEYNKIILGNKKDSKVYIKSAHPIADYVTLRNNRTFIEKNTYYKGSYYYGAQAKWDNKTTRPYPDLKPHMKNKQDAYYLYYYNGQGQDVDYIVSNAGGWGWGAQAYYANYYVGNKVFYTPQRGYWGSYGYTPEKNNFLNYENGTPTGSPYCKATPDKWRPECRVTPWFKSQGTVSSELPASQPFECAESVKTYCNKLWKKKEGCDGASYKVDDILVTAYNKFIPYANKNCPEVYTWGNTMSDKLNSCYKKNSEDPNNYKNNLYNGYQVVKVYNRGEIKDPKTPLKGKFIIVVTDALGMQKLPPTTADSYVLLYLTEGASSTLQPADDNGIYNYFIYTKKDIGGLLFNNSTFSGSVYATADNCAKVGDFKTRSLVFNDDMMNDLSANAVICNASVGESSCGGSTTGTPESASSSSETTVNQFDTYYISMAPQLGVRLESQNKSSEATPQANSNNITELSPSFIVLPRIIYLPSDPYGQLTDYYNVQTLNSNGAALRKSDVNVSCSGPGTLSTTGSLYMGTALSRGLYTCTAAASGYPSIPFWVHIGKDTRGTTTIVFEKESEEMDSDDQEEVKLVVPAHAAELTVNFYCPDVENEAWSYVSLGDNVTRNGTSCTLKLVANSSQTTPTIATIKTSNAVKGTLLFQLLPGEGYIPGSPSSTELYIASSAQLNREEVSSTDIKEYCDNHSGSCPSNYESYWPDCDVSGVWVEPSGTSFINLIDNSSWVITVGNTQSVTLTGTSNSSDCVTIIPETDNSIAANAVQANRNYTLRASAKAKKRTFTVGFKGNVGSGNNPTITLYIDSNYGSRNEQCRYDDARNNEETSTKTCTFSIFKGESVKAALEDNDDSNEFSYWKCTGGSCPTTDDANTSKEFDAFTISDDNTELIAYFGENDKHCFFDEFKRNSVECGDDVQYCIDKCSNNDIYSTCTGAIDGNSLYPNAKWHLISGYLSQIVVGSSGEIHIDKSAVKKQKQSTRNPVMVLSTVNAGILGTLKALINVPRVTTSYDNSSSNIKNSGFMLRANTYGNDYFMLNLYENSSGNLEAQLWKGTTSLTSTLTNSNGYKANVSTSKMVMATISITASGKIEVRANIGDFYNDSPSEYECSFDLSEFNNPLADAAHEYVGFSLGDPNFKIYGIGWKSATYNSECYDTYPTVKCSFAAVATDGVIKIDTLVKPWVGHSGWFDSKGCTPLYYYYNGNDARTTCDGESCNDGYKFDKSGIGAHGYTEAGTEYKTAKAWLGNCTNIDETAMAWGVTSDKERAHCGAFWTGEFTDCLAHQDLFSGSKSIGSLEETIVFENKQNLRAATLHVTLENTDNNEVEIWLVSESDNWGEYDHESHSVSMSGTTGSFNIMQEFATGSNGFDPENVKQIVLKNHGSTSVTVTLITSTCAKAIGITYCKAEYDGDNWNVTTQVTNKNKRLISKQQITATVDGSTLINQTKDATGNDAIVWNGDMATLSIPDPTVYSHQGKSYVFNATITGTSGQTFSKQCSVSPDPIGLIGVDCSVISAVASGARFPTFNVNFSGCPGAGCGYEIYLDNGYTPFATGTEKTAARHSANQSESCDRTEGCEHTYTVKSTASRAPFKDCSASFKVQRNADDIPPSVTCGISTNPNGFTSDPVSISDNLYFLARNNESVEKQYPVTLKQGETQLGSATLSNWSNLTNIQNLGKLAAGDYTYSLYYNNEKICDVPVTVNEETSGACHISGNMYEGQQIEMNVSGVTKNTRYTWTLNGNSQPIDCAPSNCWNNTRTAPTTPGTYSYSVTSGTSKICEGSVTIEPMLSCSVTPSELNKKAYYTFTATRNQNCWNCYYTYDSGTQSVYFPDNSNTIELPKMARVAGGKTLTLACTCGDNNYGASCSRNITINNTEDPLTCPTDPNPYEWECQTNDGKGDIKNWGTGARCVKIKASKVTVQSSSANGRAFCVNGNEAEMGENNIMTKEYSAADDGYITVCATAGDYSYTQIGWYNCKKSAEEITFDCNTNNSTDLTGNGNHSVSANTCYTFSCYFGTDGANTGSWNFSAPVAGTKMTYTDCSGNTQTYTFQYDNYWYEKINIGACRIYLKSTADMTIADCDWKN